The Cloeon dipterum chromosome X, ieCloDipt1.1, whole genome shotgun sequence genome includes a window with the following:
- the LOC135945694 gene encoding tetratricopeptide repeat protein 12-like: MQFSVLLGSSSGDGVILIQMPPSQLQTNEEDFEEFLTKVDTVGDLVKKLKEASTADEVNSAAHKADAYLKKQQSERTKINSKNNSEGAASTKDVLDNRKESTLLHTMSPEEFMKTVTEDAKKRSAEKRDRKAASDVFKKEANVAFRSGDYVKALLLYNRAIDEVRDSCVLYTNRALTNLHLECYTKVLEDSKSALRINPASIKALVYKARAHRALGQLELAEACTLEAVNLHPHHKAFITHAVLKDLLSPDKMKNNDQK; this comes from the exons ATGCAGTTTTCCGTGTTACTGggaagcagcagcggcgaTGGTGTAATATTGATCCAGATGCCTCCTTcacaa CTGCAAACAAACGAAGAAGATTTCGAAGAGTTCCTGACGAAAGTCGATACTGTTG GGGACCTGGTCAAAAAACTAAAAGAAGCGAGCACCGCAGATGAAGTCAATAGCGCAGCTCACAAAGCTGACGCCTATTTGAAAAAGCAACAAAGCGagaggacaaaaattaattcaaaaaataattctgagGGAGCAGCATCGACCAAAGACGTGCTTGACAACCGGAAAGAAAGCACGTTGCTACATACAATGTCTCCGG AGGAGTTTATGAAGACCGTAACAGAAGATGCCAAGAAGCGCAGTGCCGAGAAGAGAGACCGAAAAGCGGCTTCGGATGTGTTTAAAAAGGAGGCCAACGTCGCCTTTCGCTCTGGAGACTACGTCAAAGCCCTATTGCTCTACAACAGG gCCATTGACGAGGTGCGGGACAGCTGCGTGCTGTACACGAATCGGGCGCTGACAAATTTGCACCTCGAGTGCTACACCAAGGTGCTGGAGGACAGCAAGTCGGCCCTGCGCATCAACCCAGCCAGCATCAAGGCGCTCGTGTACAAAGCCAGGGCGCACAGGGCGCTGGGGCAGCTCGAGTTGGCCGAAGCCTGCACCCTGGAGGCGGTCAATTTGCACCCACACCACAAAGCCTTCATCACACACGCCGTCCTCAAGGACTTGTTGAGCCctgacaaaatgaaaaataatgatcaAAAATAG
- the LOC135946490 gene encoding uncharacterized protein LOC135946490, whose amino-acid sequence MPDLIKDVETYSARVEELRVAYDDFETETRPMYKFIKRTGLAMNQSKAALVKKLREIDRTPWDTVGQAGRMNAAYLETRLRRVSQIQEKVNEIAAKIEVLEAKYLKLRMDLNMSLTAKGFAICDSYVVCFKEGLAKAKFDISRVEINVAQCMKEENDFPLNCVAIDSIKGYVMVALRNKGMDYEVEVIPPEMYPADSAELPTSGLPPPEDEI is encoded by the exons ATGCCAGATTTGATTAAGGACGTTGAAACCTACTCTGCGAGAGTGGAAGAATTGAGAGTGGCCTATGACGATTTTGAGACAGAAACTAGACCaatgtataaatttattaaaagaacaGGTTTGGCTATGAACCAATCGAAAGCTGCACTCGTGAAAAAACTCCG tGAGATTGATAGAACTCCGTGGGACACAGTAGGTCAAGCGGGACGAATGAATGCAGCTTACCTGGAGACTAGACTTCGTCGAGTTTCCCAAATTCAGGAAAAAGT GAAtgaaattgcagcaaaaatagAGGTACTCGAAGCTAAGTACCTCAAACTGCGAATGGATTTAAACATGTCTCTCACTGCGAAGGGATTCGCTATTTGCGATAGCTACGTAGTTTGCTTCAAAGAGGGTCTCGCCAAGGCCAAATTcga CATTTCCAGAGTGGAAATTAACGTTGCTCAGTGCATGAAGGAGGAAAACGACTTTCCTTTGAATTGTGTGGCCATTGACTCAATAAAAGGCTACGTAATGG TCGCGTTGAGAAACAAAGGAATGGATTATGAAGTGGAAGTGATTCCGCCCGAGATGTACCCGGCGGACTCGGCAGAGCTGCCTACGTCAGGACTGCCGCCACCAGAAGATGAAATTTAG